Proteins found in one Sphingobacteriales bacterium genomic segment:
- a CDS encoding T9SS type A sorting domain-containing protein, which yields MKHILFYGCLLLNFTAATAQRLDWASTINDTIQVFSSPRCADLNGDGIKDAVIGAGREPTVISPKPNLQLEFHNNSGIIALDGSNGAVLWTVITNNQMYGSPIFEDITGDNKPEVFIGGRSGNFLCINGATGQVLWNFLDTLDTDYSAKKGWYNFFNPQLIDDVDGDGKRDLLTANGGDHYAAIFDNNRPPAVVCVFSSSNGSLLARDTVPDLHESYMSPLVADLGNDGIADIIFGTGGESFGGSLWRVPLPDLLNNDISNAIPLITRPDKGFIAPPLLADMNNDNIADIVVNSYDAHTYIINGANNQIIWEKTVAGAETNAPPAIGHFNNDNIPDIFINVGIGLAPTFLSFRQLVYNGSNGNIEWQSEEGAFQFNAPLCFDADADGIDEVLWCTNLASQNGIFSHRVELLDFNDNTKTTLAEGGGANIVSTPWIGDMNDDKLLDMLFIYNPDSTTFVLPKGMTMEKYSLNLLHTHAVPLNEYMGYQGKGALAAVDNCLLDMDVQIKNIACEGVKGGIAASWQNNANAPYSIVWDYQVYSPLNSNNFIRQNLETGTYRLAVYDNQGCAAVETIVIKNEAITATWTQSDADTYQIYITGGAAPYKVYINENLHTAQAAGGTEPIIADMSETLWNLMVEDSNGCSFETSVSGEMDIQTTAAYQLQATATAEYCLSWEQNKNARLQIFDLQGKLLHSYNAEGNRVQLSLNEYVSGMYIIQLKENGTNKTLFSRTLIR from the coding sequence ATGAAACATATCCTTTTTTATGGCTGTTTGTTGTTGAATTTTACTGCCGCCACAGCTCAACGCTTGGATTGGGCAAGCACTATTAATGATACAATACAGGTGTTTTCATCGCCGCGTTGTGCCGACCTCAACGGCGATGGTATCAAAGATGCAGTAATCGGGGCAGGACGCGAACCTACCGTAATAAGCCCCAAGCCCAATTTGCAGCTCGAATTTCACAACAATAGCGGCATCATTGCGCTTGACGGCAGCAATGGAGCGGTGCTTTGGACAGTAATTACCAATAATCAAATGTACGGCTCGCCCATATTTGAAGATATTACCGGCGACAACAAACCCGAAGTATTTATCGGAGGGCGTAGTGGCAATTTTTTGTGTATCAACGGCGCAACGGGGCAGGTGCTGTGGAATTTTTTAGATACTTTGGATACTGATTATTCTGCAAAAAAAGGGTGGTATAATTTTTTTAATCCTCAGCTGATTGATGATGTGGACGGCGACGGCAAACGAGATTTGCTCACTGCCAACGGCGGCGACCACTATGCTGCTATTTTCGACAACAACCGACCGCCGGCGGTGGTGTGCGTGTTCAGCAGCAGCAACGGCTCTTTGTTGGCACGCGATACCGTACCCGACCTGCACGAAAGCTATATGTCGCCTTTGGTGGCAGATTTGGGCAACGACGGCATCGCCGATATTATTTTCGGTACAGGCGGCGAAAGTTTTGGCGGCTCGCTGTGGCGCGTACCTTTGCCCGATTTGCTCAACAACGACATTTCAAATGCCATACCCCTGATAACCCGCCCCGACAAAGGTTTTATTGCGCCGCCTTTGCTGGCAGATATGAACAACGATAATATCGCCGACATTGTAGTAAACAGCTACGATGCCCACACCTATATTATCAATGGAGCGAATAATCAGATTATTTGGGAAAAAACAGTGGCAGGAGCAGAAACCAATGCGCCGCCGGCTATCGGGCATTTTAACAACGACAATATTCCCGACATATTTATCAATGTGGGTATTGGTTTAGCTCCGACTTTTCTTTCATTCAGACAGTTGGTGTATAACGGCAGCAATGGCAATATAGAATGGCAATCTGAAGAAGGGGCTTTTCAGTTCAATGCACCACTCTGCTTTGATGCTGATGCAGACGGAATAGACGAAGTGCTTTGGTGTACGAATTTGGCTTCGCAAAACGGTATTTTTTCGCATCGCGTGGAGTTGCTGGATTTTAATGATAATACCAAAACCACCCTCGCCGAAGGCGGCGGCGCGAATATTGTTTCTACACCCTGGATAGGCGATATGAACGATGATAAATTATTGGATATGTTGTTTATTTATAACCCCGACAGCACCACATTTGTATTACCCAAAGGAATGACAATGGAAAAATACAGTTTAAATTTGCTCCATACACACGCCGTACCGCTGAACGAGTATATGGGCTATCAGGGAAAAGGAGCTTTAGCTGCCGTTGATAATTGCTTGTTGGATATGGACGTACAAATAAAAAACATCGCTTGCGAAGGTGTAAAAGGCGGTATTGCCGCTTCGTGGCAGAACAACGCCAATGCTCCTTACAGCATTGTGTGGGATTATCAGGTATATAGTCCTCTGAACAGTAATAATTTTATCCGTCAGAATTTAGAAACAGGTACTTATCGGTTGGCAGTGTACGATAATCAAGGCTGTGCCGCCGTAGAAACGATTGTTATTAAAAATGAAGCTATTACCGCCACTTGGACACAAAGTGATGCCGACACTTATCAAATTTATATCACTGGTGGAGCAGCACCTTACAAGGTATATATCAACGAAAACCTCCATACCGCACAAGCGGCGGGCGGCACAGAGCCAATTATTGCAGATATGAGCGAAACCCTTTGGAATTTGATGGTAGAAGACAGCAACGGCTGCTCTTTTGAAACTTCGGTGAGCGGCGAAATGGATATACAAACAACAGCAGCATATCAACTACAAGCCACCGCCACTGCCGAATATTGCCTCAGTTGGGAGCAAAATAAAAATGCAAGGCTGCAAATTTTTGACCTGCAAGGAAAATTATTACATTCTTATAATGCCGAAGGCAATCGTGTTCAGTTGTCGTTGAACGAATATGTGTCGGGTATGTATATTATACAATTAAAGGAAAACGGCACTAACAAAACTCTATTTTCGCGTACCTTGATACGATAA
- a CDS encoding class I SAM-dependent methyltransferase, giving the protein MDFIQLNAAIEVPEGDVSPILLEEGEYLYRLLKEKNWKNTLETGFANGRSAAHIIAATQSKHIAIDPYQTKSYDKRGLKNIEKLGYSKYLEFHEDYAHYAMPTILKQRGEGSFDMIFIDGNHRFDGAFIDWYYADLLIKQGGYVIIHDIWMPSLMYLMSWVETNREDYNKVPVDLKNIVVYEKIGKDLRKWHHFKEFAADTAEASARVSEQWGDGLRESKGKKSWWKKIIS; this is encoded by the coding sequence ATGGATTTTATACAATTAAACGCCGCCATTGAAGTTCCCGAAGGTGATGTATCGCCGATTTTGCTCGAAGAAGGCGAATATTTATATCGTTTGCTGAAAGAAAAAAACTGGAAAAACACCTTAGAAACAGGCTTTGCCAATGGTCGCTCGGCGGCACATATCATTGCTGCCACACAAAGCAAACACATTGCTATTGACCCTTATCAAACCAAATCGTATGATAAGCGCGGGCTAAAAAACATAGAAAAATTGGGCTATTCCAAATATTTGGAGTTTCACGAAGATTATGCCCACTATGCTATGCCCACTATACTCAAACAACGCGGCGAAGGCAGTTTTGATATGATTTTTATTGATGGCAACCACCGCTTTGATGGTGCTTTTATTGATTGGTATTATGCCGATTTGCTCATAAAACAAGGCGGCTATGTGATTATTCATGATATTTGGATGCCGAGTTTGATGTATCTGATGTCGTGGGTAGAAACTAACCGCGAAGATTATAACAAAGTACCGGTGGACTTAAAAAATATTGTGGTATATGAAAAAATCGGCAAAGACCTCCGCAAATGGCATCATTTTAAAGAATTTGCCGCCGACACCGCCGAAGCCTCTGCACGAGTAAGCGAACAGTGGGGCGATGGGCTTCGCGAAAGCAAAGGCAAGAAAAGTTGGTGGAAAAAAATAATTTCGTAG
- a CDS encoding MoxR family ATPase, with product MDMQQLNALIQEESSFAVRLRQELSKVIIGQEYMIDRLLLALLSDGHLLLEGVPGLAKTLAITTLAKALQAQFHRIQFTPDLLPADLIGTLLYNQKEHNFSVRKGPVFANFVLADEINRAPAKVQSALLEAMQERQVSIGDETFLLPKPFLVLATQNPLEQEGTYPLPEAQLDRFLLKAVIHYPQKEDELRIMRHNVQQTFPTISPVADTQSILQARQAVRQIYMDEKIERYILDLVTATRQPDKYRLANLAPLITYGGSPRASINTALAAKSRAFLQERAYVIPEDVRDVYPDVLRHRIGISYEAEAENITVEHIIGEIIANVEVP from the coding sequence ATGGATATGCAACAACTCAATGCCTTGATTCAAGAGGAAAGTTCTTTTGCCGTGCGCTTGCGCCAAGAGCTTTCTAAGGTAATCATCGGGCAAGAATATATGATAGACCGTTTGCTGCTCGCTTTGCTTTCCGATGGGCATTTGCTGTTAGAGGGTGTGCCCGGCTTGGCAAAAACACTCGCCATTACCACACTCGCCAAAGCACTGCAAGCCCAATTTCACCGCATTCAATTTACGCCCGACCTCCTGCCCGCCGACCTGATCGGTACGTTGCTCTACAACCAAAAAGAACACAATTTTTCGGTGCGCAAAGGACCTGTTTTTGCCAATTTTGTACTTGCTGACGAAATCAACCGCGCCCCTGCCAAGGTACAAAGCGCACTGCTGGAAGCCATGCAAGAACGACAAGTGAGCATCGGCGACGAAACCTTCCTGCTTCCCAAACCTTTTTTGGTGCTCGCCACTCAAAATCCTTTGGAGCAAGAAGGAACTTATCCGCTGCCCGAAGCCCAGTTAGACCGTTTTTTGCTCAAAGCTGTTATTCATTATCCCCAAAAAGAAGACGAACTGCGCATTATGCGCCACAACGTTCAGCAAACTTTTCCGACCATCAGTCCTGTAGCCGATACGCAAAGCATTTTGCAGGCGCGGCAGGCGGTGCGGCAAATTTATATGGACGAAAAAATAGAACGCTATATTCTGGATTTGGTGACGGCAACCCGTCAGCCCGATAAATATCGCCTTGCCAACCTCGCACCCTTGATCACCTACGGCGGTTCGCCGCGTGCCAGCATCAATACGGCACTGGCAGCCAAATCGAGAGCATTTTTACAAGAGCGCGCCTATGTGATACCCGAAGATGTACGCGATGTATATCCCGATGTGCTGCGGCATCGTATTGGTATTTCGTATGAAGCCGAAGCCGAAAACATTACCGTTGAGCATATCATCGGCGAAATAATTGCCAACGTAGAAGTTCCTTAA
- a CDS encoding amidohydrolase — MPPFFKVDIHTHIMPEHMPDWTKKWEYGKFISLQHHKPCCARMMVGDKFFREVESNCWDPVTRIHDCDHHGVHVQVLSTIPVLFYYWAKAEHALETSRYFNDHIAECCQRHPKRFVGLGTVPLQDPQLAIGEMERCMKELGLQGIEIGSHVNDWNLSEAELFPFFEAAERMGVPLFVHPWEMLGEEKIQKYWLPWLVGMPAETCRAICSMIFGGIFEKLPNLRVAFAHGGGSFPATIARIEHGFQVRPDLCAIDTKKSPRSHLGKFYIDSLVLDGRILDYLIDLMGADRIALGSDYPFPLGEHEPGKIIENMPYSDHTKELLLHGAALEWLGLNKDRFL, encoded by the coding sequence ATGCCACCCTTTTTTAAAGTAGATATACATACGCACATTATGCCGGAGCACATGCCGGATTGGACCAAAAAATGGGAATATGGCAAGTTTATATCTTTACAGCACCACAAACCTTGTTGTGCTCGTATGATGGTGGGCGATAAGTTTTTCAGAGAAGTAGAAAGCAATTGTTGGGATCCGGTAACGCGTATTCACGATTGCGACCATCACGGCGTACATGTACAAGTGCTTTCTACAATTCCGGTGTTATTTTATTATTGGGCAAAAGCCGAACACGCGCTGGAAACCTCGCGCTACTTCAACGACCACATCGCCGAGTGCTGCCAACGCCACCCCAAGCGTTTTGTCGGTTTGGGAACAGTGCCTTTGCAAGACCCACAACTTGCCATCGGTGAAATGGAGCGTTGTATGAAAGAATTGGGCTTGCAGGGAATAGAGATAGGCTCGCATGTAAACGACTGGAATTTGTCGGAGGCTGAATTGTTTCCGTTTTTTGAAGCAGCAGAGCGTATGGGCGTGCCTTTATTTGTGCACCCCTGGGAAATGTTGGGCGAAGAAAAAATACAAAAATACTGGCTGCCCTGGCTGGTCGGTATGCCTGCCGAAACGTGCCGCGCTATATGCTCTATGATTTTTGGGGGTATTTTTGAGAAGTTGCCCAACCTGCGCGTTGCTTTTGCACACGGCGGCGGCTCTTTTCCTGCCACTATTGCCCGTATTGAGCACGGTTTTCAGGTGCGCCCCGATTTGTGTGCCATCGATACAAAAAAGTCGCCGCGCTCGCATTTGGGTAAGTTTTATATAGATTCCTTAGTGCTTGATGGGCGCATTTTGGATTATTTGATAGATTTGATGGGAGCTGACCGCATCGCTCTGGGCAGCGATTATCCTTTTCCGCTCGGCGAACATGAGCCGGGCAAAATCATAGAGAATATGCCGTACAGCGATCATACCAAAGAACTTTTGTTGCACGGTGCTGCTTTGGAATGGTTAGGATTGAATAAAGATAGATTTTTATAA
- a CDS encoding DUF58 domain-containing protein, whose translation MSLEEILKKVRRLEIKTRGLSNHIFAGEYHTAFKGRGMSFSEVREYQFGDDVRAIDWNVTARFHTPYIKVFEEERELTVMLLIDVSRSSGFGTIYASKKDLMTEIAAVLAFSATRNNDKVGLLLFSNVIEKFIPPKKGRSHILHLIRELLGYEARSAATDIDGALRYFSNVIKKRSIVFLMSDFIAPPVYEKNLRIAARKHDLIGIRVSDPRDENLPTVGLLPLRDAESGATFLMDTASKTMRRRYSLQYVQQLEQCKQIFRNSGTDLLLLSTDQHRYPYHRELMRFFQKRGVPAIF comes from the coding sequence TTGTCGCTTGAAGAAATTTTGAAAAAGGTGCGCCGCCTCGAAATTAAAACGCGCGGCTTGAGCAATCATATATTCGCCGGCGAATATCATACGGCGTTCAAAGGAAGAGGTATGTCGTTTAGCGAAGTGCGCGAATATCAGTTTGGCGATGATGTGCGAGCCATTGACTGGAATGTAACGGCACGTTTTCATACTCCCTACATCAAAGTATTTGAAGAAGAGCGCGAATTAACCGTAATGCTGTTGATAGATGTGAGCCGTTCTTCGGGTTTTGGAACAATATATGCCTCCAAAAAAGATTTAATGACCGAAATTGCGGCAGTACTCGCATTTTCGGCAACACGCAACAACGACAAAGTGGGTTTGCTGCTGTTCAGCAATGTGATTGAAAAATTTATTCCGCCCAAAAAAGGTAGAAGCCACATTTTGCACCTTATCCGCGAATTGCTCGGCTACGAAGCACGCTCGGCGGCTACCGATATTGACGGCGCATTGCGATATTTTTCCAATGTCATAAAAAAGCGCAGTATCGTGTTTTTGATGTCGGATTTTATTGCCCCCCCCGTCTATGAAAAAAACCTTCGTATAGCTGCCCGTAAGCACGATTTAATAGGTATCAGAGTGAGCGACCCGCGCGACGAAAACCTGCCCACAGTGGGATTATTGCCTTTGCGCGATGCCGAAAGCGGCGCAACTTTTTTAATGGATACCGCCTCCAAAACAATGCGCCGCCGATACAGTTTGCAGTATGTACAGCAGTTGGAACAATGCAAACAAATTTTTCGCAATAGCGGCACAGATTTATTATTGCTATCTACCGACCAACATCGCTATCCCTATCACCGCGAGTTAATGCGCTTTTTTCAGAAAAGAGGCGTTCCAGCTATTTTTTAA
- a CDS encoding T9SS type A sorting domain-containing protein — translation MLKKSIYWLATLFVVVMLHAQTNDPAMWSPVKDEAQIKSVGTRYIVPDAYRVLKLDVTAMRKALNGAPLRFSENYEQLAVTLRLPLPDGSVGEFKVVESPVMPDDLAAQFPQIRTYSGWGISDPHARLKLDVTPQGFHAMVRTADYKSFLIDPYQSNDTDNYIVYYRKDHTQKWGGNDFECGFDPSIHNQLEVEPDWNSTAIDTKAGDCQLRTFRLALACTGEYAAFHGGTTAGALAAMNTSLNRVNGVYEQDLGLTCVLVSNNTSIIYLNSSTDPYTNGNGSAMLGENQTTCDGVIGSANYDIGHVFSTGGGGVAYLDSPCSNIKAGGVTGSGSPVGDAFDIDYVAHEMGHQFGANHTQNNNCNSVSTTNMEPGSASTIMGYAGICDPNVQSNSDDYYHAISLQEIANAMANGDAGTCPIVSSNGNAAPTVNAGSDYVIPKSTPFVLTAVGSDGDGDAITYCWEQMNTGAATMPPVSTSTTGPAFRSLDPTAAPMRYFPNLTDLLNNVTPTWEVLPSVARTMNFRVTIRDNHDGLGCTEEDDMVLTVNGTAGPFLVTAPNTALSWTVGTTQTVTWDVAGTAAAPVSCANVDILLSTDGGLTYPITLATNVANDGSQDIIVPNNPSTTCRVIVRCSSNIFFDISNTDFTITAPTGPDFSLSATPTSQTVCNSGTASYTVAVSAVGGFSSNVTFSATGVPSGTTASFSPASSSSSSVLTLTVSNATAAGSYTITITGTSGALTRTATVTLVVAASPTATTLSSPTDGATAVSTNAPLSWTAVSNATSYTVQVATDAAFSNIIVNQSGITATSYTATGLSVLTTYYWRVTAVNDCGQATSAVFSFTTQDTPPVTYCSVTGNTQDEYIQSIVFSDLTNDSGNNGGYADFTNFVANVEQGQTVSYTLTPGFTGQTYNEYWRISVDWNGDGDFVDTGEAVFTSTTATANPVTGTYTVPTNVTPKTTRMRIKMAYYQNNLPSCTSAQYGEIEDYSITITAPVVCESAVNIATPDYTSASGTILRESLDYISATNNVLSGATVTYSAATYVDMLPSFLAESGCDYTAMIQGCTAKPSVAMAKTEDAIAGTTQSLRGRLSLLPNPAASQVNIQWLGNDQQQINITLWDVQGKMLQQVWNGNGNANVSLDVRDLAAGLYLVRITDASGNYQVHKLVIQH, via the coding sequence ATGCTTAAAAAAAGTATTTATTGGCTTGCTACACTTTTTGTAGTAGTGATGCTGCATGCCCAAACAAATGACCCCGCAATGTGGTCGCCTGTAAAAGATGAAGCACAGATTAAAAGTGTCGGCACGCGCTATATTGTGCCAGATGCTTATCGTGTGCTGAAATTAGATGTAACAGCAATGCGAAAGGCTTTAAATGGAGCTCCATTGCGCTTTTCTGAAAATTACGAACAACTGGCTGTCACACTCCGTCTGCCTTTGCCTGATGGCTCAGTAGGAGAATTTAAAGTGGTGGAATCGCCCGTGATGCCCGATGACTTAGCGGCACAATTTCCTCAAATCAGAACCTACTCCGGTTGGGGAATCAGCGACCCTCACGCACGATTGAAATTAGATGTAACGCCACAGGGTTTTCATGCCATGGTACGTACTGCCGATTACAAAAGTTTTTTAATTGATCCTTATCAAAGCAACGATACCGATAATTATATTGTATATTATCGCAAAGACCATACGCAAAAATGGGGCGGTAATGATTTTGAATGTGGATTTGACCCTTCAATCCATAATCAATTAGAGGTAGAACCCGATTGGAATAGCACTGCCATTGATACCAAAGCAGGTGATTGTCAGTTGCGTACTTTTCGTTTGGCTTTAGCTTGTACCGGAGAGTATGCTGCTTTTCACGGTGGTACTACCGCAGGTGCTTTGGCAGCGATGAATACCTCGCTCAATCGTGTTAATGGTGTATATGAACAAGATTTGGGACTAACTTGTGTGCTGGTTTCCAATAATACAAGTATTATTTACCTTAATTCTTCTACTGACCCTTACACGAATGGCAACGGAAGTGCTATGTTGGGAGAAAATCAAACTACTTGCGATGGTGTGATTGGTAGTGCCAACTACGATATTGGGCACGTTTTCAGCACAGGCGGCGGCGGTGTTGCCTATTTGGATTCTCCTTGTTCCAATATCAAAGCCGGAGGTGTTACGGGTAGTGGTTCTCCGGTAGGCGATGCTTTTGATATTGATTATGTAGCCCACGAAATGGGGCATCAGTTCGGAGCAAATCATACGCAAAATAACAACTGCAACTCGGTGAGCACCACTAATATGGAGCCGGGTAGTGCCTCTACTATCATGGGTTATGCGGGTATTTGCGACCCTAATGTTCAGTCTAATAGTGATGATTATTATCACGCCATCAGCTTGCAAGAAATAGCCAATGCCATGGCAAATGGTGATGCGGGTACTTGTCCAATTGTATCCTCCAATGGTAATGCTGCACCTACCGTAAATGCAGGTAGTGATTATGTTATTCCAAAATCCACTCCTTTTGTACTTACTGCGGTGGGTTCTGATGGTGATGGCGATGCTATCACTTATTGTTGGGAACAAATGAATACCGGAGCCGCAACTATGCCGCCGGTTTCTACAAGTACAACAGGACCGGCCTTCCGCAGCTTAGACCCCACCGCCGCGCCTATGCGCTATTTTCCAAATTTAACGGATTTATTGAATAATGTAACACCCACTTGGGAAGTATTGCCTTCTGTGGCAAGAACAATGAATTTTCGTGTAACTATACGCGATAATCACGATGGATTGGGCTGCACCGAAGAAGATGATATGGTGCTTACTGTGAATGGTACTGCCGGTCCATTTTTGGTAACAGCTCCTAATACAGCCTTATCTTGGACAGTGGGTACTACTCAAACTGTAACTTGGGACGTGGCAGGAACAGCGGCTGCACCAGTTAGCTGTGCTAATGTAGATATTTTGCTTTCTACCGATGGCGGTTTGACATATCCCATCACCCTTGCTACAAATGTAGCCAATGACGGCTCACAAGATATAATAGTACCCAATAATCCATCTACTACTTGTCGGGTGATTGTGCGCTGTTCATCTAATATCTTCTTTGATATATCCAATACCGACTTTACGATTACAGCTCCCACCGGACCTGATTTTTCTTTGAGTGCTACCCCTACTTCACAAACTGTTTGTAACAGTGGTACTGCCAGCTATACAGTTGCTGTAAGTGCTGTGGGTGGTTTTTCAAGTAATGTTACATTCAGTGCCACCGGCGTACCGAGCGGAACAACAGCTTCTTTTTCTCCGGCTTCCAGCAGCAGCAGTTCTGTTTTAACGCTTACAGTATCTAATGCTACTGCTGCGGGTTCTTATACCATTACCATTACCGGAACTTCAGGTGCATTGACGCGCACCGCCACCGTAACTTTGGTGGTAGCGGCATCACCGACTGCCACAACTCTGAGCAGCCCCACCGATGGCGCAACGGCTGTTTCTACCAATGCACCTTTGAGTTGGACAGCTGTAAGCAATGCCACCTCCTATACCGTGCAAGTAGCCACCGATGCTGCTTTTAGCAATATTATAGTGAATCAAAGCGGAATAACAGCCACAAGCTATACCGCTACCGGACTTTCTGTGCTCACTACTTATTATTGGCGTGTGACGGCGGTGAATGACTGCGGGCAAGCAACATCTGCGGTATTTAGCTTTACTACCCAAGACACACCACCTGTTACTTATTGCAGTGTTACCGGAAATACACAAGATGAGTATATCCAAAGCATCGTATTTTCAGATTTGACAAATGATTCAGGAAATAATGGCGGTTATGCAGATTTTACTAACTTCGTTGCAAATGTAGAGCAAGGGCAAACGGTCAGCTATACTTTAACTCCGGGTTTTACAGGGCAAACTTATAATGAATACTGGCGTATTTCGGTGGATTGGAATGGTGACGGAGATTTTGTGGATACAGGTGAAGCTGTTTTTACTTCTACTACTGCTACTGCTAATCCTGTGACCGGTACTTATACTGTTCCTACGAATGTAACACCAAAAACAACCCGTATGCGTATCAAGATGGCATATTATCAAAATAACCTGCCCTCTTGTACAAGTGCACAATACGGCGAAATAGAAGATTACAGCATTACTATTACTGCTCCTGTGGTATGCGAAAGTGCCGTAAATATTGCTACGCCTGATTATACATCTGCGAGTGGCACTATTTTACGCGAGTCTTTAGATTATATTTCAGCCACCAATAATGTGTTGAGTGGTGCTACAGTTACATACAGTGCCGCTACTTATGTGGATATGTTACCTTCTTTCTTAGCTGAATCGGGCTGCGATTATACGGCGATGATACAAGGTTGCACGGCAAAACCGTCTGTGGCGATGGCAAAAACTGAAGATGCCATAGCCGGAACAACACAATCATTGCGCGGCAGATTATCATTGTTGCCAAATCCGGCAGCTTCGCAGGTGAATATTCAATGGTTAGGCAATGATCAGCAGCAAATAAATATTACTTTGTGGGACGTACAGGGCAAAATGTTGCAACAAGTATGGAATGGCAACGGCAATGCAAATGTGTCGTTAGATGTACGCGATTTGGCGGCGGGTTTGTACTTGGTGCGCATCACCGATGCTTCGGGTAATTATCAAGTGCATAAGTTGGTTATTCAACATTAA
- a CDS encoding PglZ domain-containing protein, whose translation MPNPKILWADDEMEHLKPQVMFLEGKGYEVTKVTNGHDALEKCKAEDFDVVFLDESMPGITGIETLTRIKEINNSVPIVMITKNEEENLMESAIGQQIADYLIKPVKPHQILLTLKKILDNKRLVTEATNTAYRQGFMQIFSSIQQSSDWREWVEIYKKIVFWELELDSIKSREMHEILISQKREANNEFVRFVSKNYYQWLRNNDNSAPVMSHNLMKNKVFPAVMADKRPTVLVIIDNLRYDQWRVIQPRISEYFKVEEEEVFYSILPTSTQYSRNAIFAGLMPSEIERRLPKYWINDHEEGGKNLYEEELLQDNIARQRLDIKASYNKITNYQNGRILVENAHNLFNYKMSVIVYNFVDMLSHARTEMEVLKELAGDDAAYRSLTLSWFEHSALFETLKRLADRDIQLLITTDHGTVRVQDPIKVIGDRATTTNLRYKLGKNLNYNPKEVFEIKDPDKYGLPTPNVSSSFIFARSYDYLVYPNNYNQFANYYKDTFQHGGISLEEIIVPFVRLSSK comes from the coding sequence ATGCCAAATCCCAAAATTTTATGGGCTGATGACGAAATGGAACACCTGAAACCACAGGTGATGTTTTTGGAGGGTAAAGGATATGAGGTGACAAAAGTGACCAACGGGCACGATGCTTTGGAAAAATGTAAGGCGGAAGATTTTGATGTGGTGTTTTTAGATGAAAGTATGCCGGGCATTACAGGAATTGAGACGCTCACCCGCATCAAGGAAATCAACAACAGTGTGCCGATAGTGATGATTACCAAAAATGAAGAAGAAAACCTGATGGAATCTGCTATCGGACAGCAAATTGCGGACTATTTGATAAAACCCGTGAAACCGCATCAGATTTTGCTGACGCTGAAAAAAATTTTAGACAACAAACGCCTTGTTACGGAAGCGACCAACACCGCCTATCGGCAGGGTTTTATGCAAATATTTTCATCTATTCAGCAAAGCAGCGACTGGCGCGAATGGGTGGAGATATACAAAAAAATTGTGTTTTGGGAGCTGGAACTCGACAGTATTAAAAGCCGCGAAATGCACGAAATTCTTATTTCTCAGAAACGAGAAGCCAACAACGAATTTGTGCGCTTTGTGAGTAAAAACTACTATCAATGGCTGCGGAATAATGACAATTCCGCACCTGTAATGTCGCATAATTTGATGAAAAACAAAGTGTTTCCGGCAGTGATGGCAGATAAACGCCCCACCGTGCTGGTAATTATTGATAATTTGCGCTACGACCAGTGGAGAGTGATACAGCCGCGCATTTCGGAATATTTTAAGGTAGAAGAAGAAGAAGTGTTTTACAGCATTTTGCCAACCTCTACTCAGTATAGTCGCAATGCTATATTCGCGGGTTTGATGCCCTCCGAAATAGAACGCCGTCTGCCAAAATATTGGATAAACGACCACGAAGAGGGCGGTAAAAACTTATATGAGGAAGAGCTTTTGCAGGATAATATCGCCCGCCAACGTCTGGATATAAAAGCATCTTACAACAAAATCACCAATTACCAAAATGGGCGCATTTTAGTTGAGAATGCACATAATTTGTTCAATTATAAGATGAGCGTCATTGTATATAACTTTGTGGATATGTTGAGTCACGCCCGCACTGAAATGGAGGTACTCAAAGAACTCGCCGGAGATGATGCCGCTTATCGCTCGCTTACCCTCAGTTGGTTTGAACACTCGGCTTTGTTCGAAACCCTCAAACGCCTCGCCGACCGCGACATACAATTGCTCATCACCACCGACCACGGCACCGTGCGCGTGCAAGACCCTATAAAAGTAATCGGCGACCGCGCCACCACCACCAATTTGCGCTATAAATTGGGTAAAAATCTAAATTATAACCCCAAAGAGGTGTTTGAAATCAAAGACCCCGACAAATACGGCTTACCAACTCCCAACGTGAGTTCGAGTTTTATTTTTGCCCGCTCCTACGATTATTTGGTGTATCCCAATAATTACAACCAATTTGCCAATTATTACAAAGATACTTTCCAACACGGCGGTATTTCGTTGGAAGAAATTATTGTGCCTTTTGTGCGGTTGAGTAGTAAATAA